Genomic DNA from Clavibacter michiganensis:
GGAGGATCCGGCCACGACGCCCTCGACCACCTGCTGGGCGGCCAGCAGGATCGGCGAGCGCGGCGCATAGACGTCGGCCACGCCCGCGACGCCGCGGAGCACGGCGGTCAGGTCGCGCGACAGGTCGGCCGGGGAGGGGAGCGGCACGGGGACGGGCGCGGGCAGCGGCGCGGGCACGGCGGCCGACGCGTCATCGTCGAGGGTCATCTCCGGCCTCCTCCTGCACGGGACGCGCCTGCACGTCCACCACGGTCACGTCGATGCCCTCGACGCTCAGCTCGGTGTGCCGGAGCAGGGCCGCGTGGACCCGCTCGCGCACGCGCTGCGCGAGCTCGGGCAGCGGTTCCCCCCACACGACGCTCAGGGTGAGCGCCACCCGCACGGGCTCGCCGGCGCGCGTGACGTCGCCGTCGAGCGTGCACCGGCCGACGAGGACGCCCGGCACCTCGTCGCCGGCCTGCCGCACCAGGGTGCGCACGGCGCCCTCGGTGAGCGCGAGGCTGACGGCCGGGTCCGGGTGGGAGAGCGGGATGTCGCGCCCGGCGCGCGACTCGCGGCTGATGTGGGCGAGCACGCCGCGGAAGAAGTCGTCGCCCGGGGCGTCGGCCTCCTCCGCCTCGACCTGCACGAGCTCGCGGCCGAGGTCGCGCATGTGCTCGAGGGCGCGCAGCGCGTTGCGGGTCTCGGGGTCGTCCTCGTAGGCGGCGATGCGCGGGGTGCGCCCGCGGTCGAGGTAGTCGGCGAGGGCGGCCATGTCGAGGGGCGCGCCGTCGGCGTCGAGCGCGGGTGCGGGATCCACGGGCAGGCGCTCCCCGGGATCGCCGGGTCCGGTGACGCTCATCGCCATGCCTCCATGCTCGTCATCACGGTGGTGCGCGCCCGGGA
This window encodes:
- a CDS encoding Asp23/Gls24 family envelope stress response protein, giving the protein MAMSVTGPGDPGERLPVDPAPALDADGAPLDMAALADYLDRGRTPRIAAYEDDPETRNALRALEHMRDLGRELVQVEAEEADAPGDDFFRGVLAHISRESRAGRDIPLSHPDPAVSLALTEGAVRTLVRQAGDEVPGVLVGRCTLDGDVTRAGEPVRVALTLSVVWGEPLPELAQRVRERVHAALLRHTELSVEGIDVTVVDVQARPVQEEAGDDPRR